Proteins co-encoded in one Arachis hypogaea cultivar Tifrunner chromosome 11, arahy.Tifrunner.gnm2.J5K5, whole genome shotgun sequence genomic window:
- the LOC112720772 gene encoding ubiquitin carboxyl-terminal hydrolase 3 yields the protein MATLDERPSAKRWLPLEANPDVINQFLWGLGLPPDEAESCDVYGLDDDLLQMVPSPVLAVLFLYPLTSKTEEERLQQENKKRENSNKVYFMKQTVGNACGTIGLLHALGNITSEIKLVEESFFDKFFKTTASMDPMQRGVFLENDREMEVAHSVAASAGDTEASDNVDTHFICFVCVDGELYELDGRKSGPISHGPSSPSTLLKDAAKVIQSMIQKNPESLNFNVIAISKKSADGQN from the exons ATGGCTACCTTGGACGAAAGACCCTCTGCCAAGAGGTGGCTTCCTCTTGAAGCTAATCCTGACGTGATCAATCAG TTCCTATGGGGTCTTGGGCTTCCACCAGACGAAGCTGAATCCTGCGATGTTTATGGCTTAGACGATGACCTTCTTCAAATGGTTCCCAGCCCTGTTCTTGCCGTCCTTTTCCTTTATCCACTCACCTCTAAg ACCGAAGAAGAGAGGTTGCAAcaggaaaataaaaaaagg GAAAATAGCAATAAAGTGTATTTTATGAAGCAAACTGTGGGTAATGCTTGTGGTACAATAGGGCTTCTTCATGCTCTTGGAAACATAACTTCTGAGATCAAGCTTG TTGAGGAGTCGTTCTTTGACAAGTTCTTCAAAACTACTGCAAGCATGGACCCAATGCAG CGTGGTGTATTTCTCGAGAATGACAGAGAGATGGAAGTTGCTCATTCAGTGGCAGCAAGTGCTGGTGATACAGAG GCATCAGACAATGTGGACACTCATTTCATCTGCTTTGTTTGCGTGGACG GTGAACTCTATGAGCTTGATGGAAGAAAGTCGGGACCAATATCTCATGGCCCATCCTCACCAAGTACATTGTTGAAG GATGCAGCTAAAGTCATCCAAAGCATGATCCAGAAAAATCCAGAATCCTTGAACTTCAATGTCATTGCAATATCAAAGAAATCCGCAGATGGACAAAATTGA